TAAATTCTTCCCTGGCGGATACGGGAAAGAACATCTGGATCTGTACGAAATTCCCTATGACATGTGGGACGAACATTTCGTCGCCTTGACCCGCGCGAAACTTGGAGGGAAACTTGAGCGGCTACAAATCTCGGTTCCGGCAGCCTGGGAGTTCTACCTGCCGTTGATCAATGCGGGTATTCCGATCGAGGAAGCGGAAGAAGTATGGGGTTACCGCAGCCCACTTAGGGAAGACATGTACGCTCGCATGCGGGAAGTGGGCGACGTGGCGGGCATTTCGGAACTGTGTATCTCTTCAGACGGCGAGGTGTACCCGTCAGTGCTATTGGTCGGGGAAAAAACGATGAGCTGCGGGAACCTGCGCGAGCACTCATTGCAGCGTATCTGGCAGGAATCTTCATGCCTGATGGCTCTGCGAGAGTTGAAGCTCTTCGATCTAAATGGCAATTGCACAAAGTGCGGGGTAAGGGAGGTATGCGGAGGCGGCTCCCGCTCACGGGCCTTCTCCCGCGAAGGCGACTTCCGTGATATGGACTACGTGTGCCCGATCGTCGAGGTTCCATTGGTAAGTCACGCATGAAGACAATTTCTCCGCAAGTGCTCAGCTCCGCCTGTACTTCGGTTCGGTACTACAGGGAGGAACAGGGCTGCGAGATCCGTATTGCCAGCAAAGTCGTGTTCGGTGACGACCAGCTGGCCTGTCTGCTCGATCTTCTGCTGAGCCAGGTAGACGGCGCGACACTCGTCAAGCGTGTCCATATGCTCATTGGCGGAAAAGAACCGGCGAAATCGGTCGAAGTCGCACTGGGCGTGCTCCAGCAGCTTGAGGACGAGGTCGGCATCACAAAATCGGTGTGGCCAAATGCTGCACCACTACTGGCGTTTAGGAACTCGAACGGACTGGACGCGACCCCATGACCTCAGACGTTCTCGTCATTGCGCCTTTTCGTCGTCCGACGTTCCGTACGGCTATCTCCCATCTATATCCCGTTACGGAACCTTGGGACTCACCACCGCTTATTACCTGCGGTGCCATACAGGAAGCGGGACTGGAAGTCGACTACGTGGCCCTCCAGAATATCTTTAACGGTTACGATCCGGAACGTGACGGCAGAGACCTAAACGAAATATTGGGTGTGTTGCATCCGAAGGTGGTGATCTTCAGCAGCGATCACTTCATTCCCAGTCGCAGCACCGCCTCCATTTACGGCATTTCCTTGGTGTCGAAGATATTCAAGTCACGCGAACGGCCGCCCCTGATAGGCGTCTGCGGACGTCTAGCCACAGTGGCTGCGCAGCGCCTCTTCGCAGAGGTGCCGGAAGTGGATTTCGCCGTCATCGGTGAATCGGATGGTGTTATTGGTGAGGTTGTGGCTGACTTACTGGCGGCCGACATGGAGGAGACGTCGAGGCGGCACGGCTATGTACATACCCGTACCGCCCCTGCTCGGGATATAGCTTACATGGGTGACGTCAATGACGTTGCCTTGCCAGCCTTCGCACTGGCCCTTCCGTCTATAGCACAGTACCGCAGCCGTTTCGGCCTAGAAGAAAACCCATTGCCTTTCAGTCTACGGACGTCGTTCGGCTGCAAGTTCAAGTGCCGTTTCTGTGCTGGCGTCCCCCACTGGCTAGATTACCGTAAGAAGTCGCCCGATCGTGTGCAAGCAGAGCTGGATGCATTCCTCAACCAGTTGGGTGATCAAGCACGAATTTCCTTCCTTGAGGACGAGATCTTCACACGGGATCCAGAGCATGTCGCTGCGATCACGGCATTACTCAAGGAACGTAACATCTATTTGGACGGTCTGTACACCCACTCGACCCTTCTGACGCCCGAGATCGCTGCCGACCTATGTACTGTGGCTGACCGCGTCTTTACGGGGCTTGACAACGCAGACGACCAGATCCTGCGCAAGATGGGTAAAGGTCAACTACTTGATACTGTCCTTGACGCGGTCGAGAAAGCCCAGGCCGCCTCGTTGAAGGTGCATCTAGAATGGATCATCGGTACGCCTGAAGAGACCCTAGACACGCTCGTCACCTCGCTGAGCACCATCTTCAACCTGTTAAGCACACACGCCGTCGAAAGCATTAACACATACGTTTACTGTCCGCACCCAGGCACAGACTATACAGTGAACGCGAAAAAGTACCGAATGCGCGTTCTGGACACCTTCGACGGCATTCAAGAATCGGGGGGGTACCCCGCGTTCGACACTGCGAACTTGACCAGAAACCAGATCTACACCGCATACCTGATGAGCCAACTTGTGATTGCAGAAGTGACCGCCGCAAGACAACACAGCAGCATCCCTCGAGCAGTCGTCCCAGCAAGCCGGAGTGAACTGCTGCGGCTGTTCGGAATGATTGGTGAAGGACAGGTTGCCTTCGATTTCGATGAAGCACCTGTCGGCAGAGTGTCCTACCCTGAAGGAACCAGCAGAGCATGAACCGACCACAGTATGTCCTGGGTGTGAGCATGTCGAACCACGACCGGTCAGCCTGCCTTCTGCGTGACGGAGAGATAGTCGCTGCCGTCGCTGAAGAGCGCCTAGATCGTCGGAAAAAATCGGAAGGCTTTTACGAACAGCACCTCGGAAGTGCTGTCCTGCCCCCATATCGCGCCATCACCGCGGTTCTGCATGAAGCAGGCCTCACCGTCGGCGATATCGACCGTGTGGTGTGTGGGCGCTCCATCCTCCCTTGCCGAGACGATCTGCTCAACCAATTCCCGTTCCCGCCGGAAAAAGTAGTAGAGATTCCTGTTCCGGGGCATCACATAGCTCATGCCTGCAGCGCCTTTTTCACCAGTCCTTTCGAGAATGCTGCCGTACTGGTGCTTGACGAACAGGGCCACCGTTTGGAAGACGATAGGTTCGAGCGTATGACCTGGTACACCGCGCATGGCACGCAAGTCGTGCCCATCCGTCAATTCTACGGCGATTCAGAAACATTGAGTCTGGGTATGTTCATGGACGCCTTCGCTACTTTTACTGGACTTAGCGAAGCAAAGCAGCCCTCTGCCGGGAAATTGATGGGATTAGCGGCCGTTGGGCAGGAAAGGCAGCAGTGGCCCTCACTCGTCACGACTGTTGATGATGGGGACGCATACGTCCGGCTGAGCGAGCTAGATAGCTTCTTCGCCAGCGTACTGCCGAGACGAGTCGAGTTCGAAGGCGGCATCGTCAGACAACTAGATGACCTACTGGCCAAGTACTGGCCTGTTCATTGGAGTTCCAATCTTGCCGCTGACCTCGCTTTTAAGGCACAAGCAGAGCTGGAG
The sequence above is drawn from the Deinococcus radiodurans R1 = ATCC 13939 = DSM 20539 genome and encodes:
- a CDS encoding radical SAM/SPASM domain-containing protein, translated to MVAFLRGPTHVDFNLTNGCNLACSHCHSASGPKLDNELKTEEILQTIDALHIIGALKIAFAGGEPFIRRDIFNILSHACSLPGWGISVITNGFYLNSLTVEKLKAQCPNLSINISVDGSTPAGYSTLRKQLNRPDADPQPLFERVLSGIDNVVRSGMSNSVNFTITKATLHDIEATYELVVDRIGADNMVAIKFFPGGYGKEHLDLYEIPYDMWDEHFVALTRAKLGGKLERLQISVPAAWEFYLPLINAGIPIEEAEEVWGYRSPLREDMYARMREVGDVAGISELCISSDGEVYPSVLLVGEKTMSCGNLREHSLQRIWQESSCLMALRELKLFDLNGNCTKCGVREVCGGGSRSRAFSREGDFRDMDYVCPIVEVPLVSHA
- a CDS encoding B12-binding domain-containing radical SAM protein, whose amino-acid sequence is MTSDVLVIAPFRRPTFRTAISHLYPVTEPWDSPPLITCGAIQEAGLEVDYVALQNIFNGYDPERDGRDLNEILGVLHPKVVIFSSDHFIPSRSTASIYGISLVSKIFKSRERPPLIGVCGRLATVAAQRLFAEVPEVDFAVIGESDGVIGEVVADLLAADMEETSRRHGYVHTRTAPARDIAYMGDVNDVALPAFALALPSIAQYRSRFGLEENPLPFSLRTSFGCKFKCRFCAGVPHWLDYRKKSPDRVQAELDAFLNQLGDQARISFLEDEIFTRDPEHVAAITALLKERNIYLDGLYTHSTLLTPEIAADLCTVADRVFTGLDNADDQILRKMGKGQLLDTVLDAVEKAQAASLKVHLEWIIGTPEETLDTLVTSLSTIFNLLSTHAVESINTYVYCPHPGTDYTVNAKKYRMRVLDTFDGIQESGGYPAFDTANLTRNQIYTAYLMSQLVIAEVTAARQHSSIPRAVVPASRSELLRLFGMIGEGQVAFDFDEAPVGRVSYPEGTSRA